One stretch of Harmonia axyridis chromosome 1, icHarAxyr1.1, whole genome shotgun sequence DNA includes these proteins:
- the LOC123671258 gene encoding uncharacterized protein LOC123671258 isoform X2, with protein sequence MRRVDLHSSKMFRSINQKIGLVKSKVRLSKKFKKFKPSSDLFTPIVSSFSPTTKQIFSRYSKPKMIDLARYSPRRNEKNRKLSQLPTREISRCIAIESAPHLKLRRHQARTIKPKPDKASEETARPQSAPSGVSNNTRFAEYVISRNPRFMKGGHSETKALESSKKLYDIDSKFPDAPKRRVIPKTQKKGKKKRINSTILIEGLPDTFSVNCDRRLVNDINPQLFGSLPSSSTPNTPADGEKQIKNYFTKKSTKAKKNRLMLEENERAKYFISKIPEKSLSRLKRKSRTPTSSNSLLKRNSSYIKNRNLYCETNVILEENPEVETPDFNRDLAKRKTEEIKKKFIGVRIRKESKLDRKTNDQREDFESQKSPVNESDNSSVSSRPYDESKPYHPESVVSPNAQEEKKPKRYSEEEYTRIFKKIRDDLDQNINLQEYVMGCCSKNDVKEFHKSLRRSFFTVLEDSQNNSSVYETCKSHLSEDNLFRDNSKSRQPPPTTPNNEENCNKTEEDETSRVIAEKRSSHQEKDEDSSYAERTQTSTLAKISEKLSTEEKTDTLQISQLSSVGDVSKEIKDEAVVESCRESFIDQLCGINESDFILNGGNCVPLRHKSKKTPSISDTYIDQSTTRDVHSAGRNVKWKNNYETRTSRIEPDTDSGKAELCRKGKQLMLSDCRWKSVPSLSRRKSCPSNCSSVNSKKRKLLNKRANNVSSGSNVSDSVDSNMELLSDDSTYTPKKRLVTRTSRKHYVGASRGVSDTSSMTESASDLLEESRLALEKLMKCLNGPRCVSSARSSFNDILKDLAELENDDTFKRMIDERVGHNSSSLEVMLMILKLLSVYEEG encoded by the exons ATGAGGAGAGTCGATCTACATTCAAGTAAGATGTTTCGCAGCATCAATCAAAAAATTGGCCTAGTTAAAAGTAAAGTCCGCCTatctaaaaaattcaagaaattcaaaCCATCTTCAGACTTATTTACTCCAATTGTGAGTTCGTTCAGTCCaacaacaaaacaaattttttcgagatattcgaaaccTAAAATGATAGATCTCGCTAGATATTCCCCTAGAAGGAATGAGAAAAACCGAAAATTGAGTCAACTACCTACTAGAGAAATATCCCGCTGTATCGCAATAGAAAGTGCACCGCATTTGAAACTGAGAAGGCATCAGGCAAGAACAATCAAACCAAAACCGGACAAAGCATCAGAAGAAACCGCAAGACCACAATCAGCTCCTTCAGGAGTGTCGAATAACACCAGATTCGCAGAATATGTTATCAGCAGGAATCCAAGGTTTATGAAGGGTGGTCATTCTGAAACCAAGGCCTTGGAAAGTTCAAAAAAACTCTATGACATCGATTCTAAATTCCCTGATGCACCAAAACGTCGAGTGATACCTAAAACCCAGAAAAAAGGTAAGAAGAAACGAATCAATTCAACAATACTTATAGAAGGATTACCAGATACATTCTCGGTTAATTGTGACAGAAGGCTTGTAAATGACATCAACCCACAGCTATTCGGTAGTTTGCCTTCGTCGAGTACTCCCAACACTCCAGCAGATGGagaaaaacaaataaagaattatttcaCGAAAAAATCCACTAAAGCTAAGAAGAATCGATTGATGCTAGAAGAAAATGAGAGAGCTAAATATTTCATCTCAAAAATACCAGAAAAATCTCTATCGCGTCTGAAGAGGAAAAGTAGAACTCCGACATCATCGAACTCTCTCTTGAAACGTAACTCATCTTATATAAAAAATAGGAATTTATATTGTGAAACTAACGTTATTCTAGAGGAGAATCCTGAAGTTGAAACACCGGACTTCAACCGAGACTTGGCAAAACGTAAAACtgaagaaatcaaaaagaaatttatcggAGTAAGAATAAGAAAAGAATCCAAACTGGATAGGAAAACTAATGATCAACGAGAAGATTTTGAGTCCCAAAAATCCCCAGTGAATGAGTCAGATAATTCTTCTGTATCTTCTCGACCATACGATGAAAGTAAACCTTATCACCCGGAGTCTGTTGTATCTCCAAACGCTCAAGAAGAAAAGAAGCCCAAAAGATACTCAGAAGAAGAATATACTCGTATATTCAAGAAAATCCGAGATGATCTCGACCAAAACATTAATCTCCAAGAATATGTAATGGGATGTTGTAGTAAAAACGATGTGAAAGAATTCCACAAATCCCTAAGGAGAAGTTTCTTCACGGTGTTAGAAGACTCGCAGAACAATTCTTCGGTCTACGAAACATGCAAAAGTCATTTATCTGAGGATAATCTTTTTCGTGACAACTCAAAAAGCAGACAACCTCCACCAACCACACCAAACAACGAAGAAAACTGTAATAAAACAGAAGAAGATGAAACGTCTAGAGTTATTGCTGAGAAAAGATCCTCCCATCAAGAGAAAGACGAAGACTCAAGCTACGCAGAGAGAACACAAACCTCAACCCTTGCCAAAATATCCGAAAAACTGTCGACCGAGGAGAAGACAGATACCCTTCAAATAAGCCAACTATCATCAGTAGGAGATGTAAGCAAAGAAATCAAAGATGAGGCAGTTGTTGAATCTTGCCGTGAAAGCTTTATCGACCAATTATGCGGGATTAATGAAtctgatttcattttgaatggtgGCAATTGTGTGCCTCTACGTCACAAATCGAAGAAAACCCCTTCTATATCTGATACATACATAGATCAGTCTACCACTAGAGACGTACATTCGGCTGGAAGAAATGTAAAATGGAAAAACAATTACGAAACAAGAACGTCAAGAATTGAACCAGACACTGATTCGGGCAAGGCAGAACTGTGCAGAAAAGGCAAGCAGTTGATGCTTTCGGATTGCAGGTGGAAAAGCGTTCCGAGTCTGTCCCGAAGAAAAAGCTGCCCAAGCAATTGTAGTTctgtaaactcgaaaaaaagaAAACTGTTAAACAAACGTGCTAACAACGTTTCTTCCGGTTCTAACGTTAGTGATTCTGTCGACTCAAACATGGAATTGCTGAGTGATGATTCAACCTACACTCCAAAGAAACGTCTTGTCACTAGGACCTCCAGAAAACATTACGTAGGTGCATCTAGAGGAGTTTCTGACACCTCTAGTATGACAGAGTCTGCCTCGGACCTCCTGGAAGAGAGTAGGCTTGCCTTGGAGAAACTGATGAAATGTCTTAATGGTCCAAGGTGTGTTTCTTCTGCTCGTAGCTCTTTCAACGATATCCTGAAAGATTTGGCCGAGCTGGAAAACGACGATACCTTCAAAAGGATGATCGATGAGAGGGTCGGACATAATTCTTCCTCCCTAGAG GTGATGCTGATGATTTTGAAACTTCTTTCAGTCTATGAAGAAGGATAA
- the LOC123671258 gene encoding uncharacterized protein LOC123671258 isoform X1, with amino-acid sequence MRRVDLHSSKMFRSINQKIGLVKSKVRLSKKFKKFKPSSDLFTPIVSSFSPTTKQIFSRYSKPKMIDLARYSPRRNEKNRKLSQLPTREISRCIAIESAPHLKLRRHQARTIKPKPDKASEETARPQSAPSGVSNNTRFAEYVISRNPRFMKGGHSETKALESSKKLYDIDSKFPDAPKRRVIPKTQKKGKKKRINSTILIEGLPDTFSVNCDRRLVNDINPQLFGSLPSSSTPNTPADGEKQIKNYFTKKSTKAKKNRLMLEENERAKYFISKIPEKSLSRLKRKSRTPTSSNSLLKRNSSYIKNRNLYCETNVILEENPEVETPDFNRDLAKRKTEEIKKKFIGVRIRKESKLDRKTNDQREDFESQKSPVNESDNSSVSSRPYDESKPYHPESVVSPNAQEEKKPKRYSEEEYTRIFKKIRDDLDQNINLQEYVMGCCSKNDVKEFHKSLRRSFFTVLEDSQNNSSVYETCKSHLSEDNLFRDNSKSRQPPPTTPNNEENCNKTEEDETSRVIAEKRSSHQEKDEDSSYAERTQTSTLAKISEKLSTEEKTDTLQISQLSSVGDVSKEIKDEAVVESCRESFIDQLCGINESDFILNGGNCVPLRHKSKKTPSISDTYIDQSTTRDVHSAGRNVKWKNNYETRTSRIEPDTDSGKAELCRKGKQLMLSDCRWKSVPSLSRRKSCPSNCSSVNSKKRKLLNKRANNVSSGSNVSDSVDSNMELLSDDSTYTPKKRLVTRTSRKHYVGASRGVSDTSSMTESASDLLEESRLALEKLMKCLNGPRCVSSARSSFNDILKDLAELENDDTFKRMIDERVGHNSSSLESMKKDNCPRNTEDIDGQTDDTLFLRIPSTEINSLKMDCLDNKPPSSTVVYFKSPSGSYRLSRESLPDKFDNIITCDAGVQ; translated from the exons ATGAGGAGAGTCGATCTACATTCAAGTAAGATGTTTCGCAGCATCAATCAAAAAATTGGCCTAGTTAAAAGTAAAGTCCGCCTatctaaaaaattcaagaaattcaaaCCATCTTCAGACTTATTTACTCCAATTGTGAGTTCGTTCAGTCCaacaacaaaacaaattttttcgagatattcgaaaccTAAAATGATAGATCTCGCTAGATATTCCCCTAGAAGGAATGAGAAAAACCGAAAATTGAGTCAACTACCTACTAGAGAAATATCCCGCTGTATCGCAATAGAAAGTGCACCGCATTTGAAACTGAGAAGGCATCAGGCAAGAACAATCAAACCAAAACCGGACAAAGCATCAGAAGAAACCGCAAGACCACAATCAGCTCCTTCAGGAGTGTCGAATAACACCAGATTCGCAGAATATGTTATCAGCAGGAATCCAAGGTTTATGAAGGGTGGTCATTCTGAAACCAAGGCCTTGGAAAGTTCAAAAAAACTCTATGACATCGATTCTAAATTCCCTGATGCACCAAAACGTCGAGTGATACCTAAAACCCAGAAAAAAGGTAAGAAGAAACGAATCAATTCAACAATACTTATAGAAGGATTACCAGATACATTCTCGGTTAATTGTGACAGAAGGCTTGTAAATGACATCAACCCACAGCTATTCGGTAGTTTGCCTTCGTCGAGTACTCCCAACACTCCAGCAGATGGagaaaaacaaataaagaattatttcaCGAAAAAATCCACTAAAGCTAAGAAGAATCGATTGATGCTAGAAGAAAATGAGAGAGCTAAATATTTCATCTCAAAAATACCAGAAAAATCTCTATCGCGTCTGAAGAGGAAAAGTAGAACTCCGACATCATCGAACTCTCTCTTGAAACGTAACTCATCTTATATAAAAAATAGGAATTTATATTGTGAAACTAACGTTATTCTAGAGGAGAATCCTGAAGTTGAAACACCGGACTTCAACCGAGACTTGGCAAAACGTAAAACtgaagaaatcaaaaagaaatttatcggAGTAAGAATAAGAAAAGAATCCAAACTGGATAGGAAAACTAATGATCAACGAGAAGATTTTGAGTCCCAAAAATCCCCAGTGAATGAGTCAGATAATTCTTCTGTATCTTCTCGACCATACGATGAAAGTAAACCTTATCACCCGGAGTCTGTTGTATCTCCAAACGCTCAAGAAGAAAAGAAGCCCAAAAGATACTCAGAAGAAGAATATACTCGTATATTCAAGAAAATCCGAGATGATCTCGACCAAAACATTAATCTCCAAGAATATGTAATGGGATGTTGTAGTAAAAACGATGTGAAAGAATTCCACAAATCCCTAAGGAGAAGTTTCTTCACGGTGTTAGAAGACTCGCAGAACAATTCTTCGGTCTACGAAACATGCAAAAGTCATTTATCTGAGGATAATCTTTTTCGTGACAACTCAAAAAGCAGACAACCTCCACCAACCACACCAAACAACGAAGAAAACTGTAATAAAACAGAAGAAGATGAAACGTCTAGAGTTATTGCTGAGAAAAGATCCTCCCATCAAGAGAAAGACGAAGACTCAAGCTACGCAGAGAGAACACAAACCTCAACCCTTGCCAAAATATCCGAAAAACTGTCGACCGAGGAGAAGACAGATACCCTTCAAATAAGCCAACTATCATCAGTAGGAGATGTAAGCAAAGAAATCAAAGATGAGGCAGTTGTTGAATCTTGCCGTGAAAGCTTTATCGACCAATTATGCGGGATTAATGAAtctgatttcattttgaatggtgGCAATTGTGTGCCTCTACGTCACAAATCGAAGAAAACCCCTTCTATATCTGATACATACATAGATCAGTCTACCACTAGAGACGTACATTCGGCTGGAAGAAATGTAAAATGGAAAAACAATTACGAAACAAGAACGTCAAGAATTGAACCAGACACTGATTCGGGCAAGGCAGAACTGTGCAGAAAAGGCAAGCAGTTGATGCTTTCGGATTGCAGGTGGAAAAGCGTTCCGAGTCTGTCCCGAAGAAAAAGCTGCCCAAGCAATTGTAGTTctgtaaactcgaaaaaaagaAAACTGTTAAACAAACGTGCTAACAACGTTTCTTCCGGTTCTAACGTTAGTGATTCTGTCGACTCAAACATGGAATTGCTGAGTGATGATTCAACCTACACTCCAAAGAAACGTCTTGTCACTAGGACCTCCAGAAAACATTACGTAGGTGCATCTAGAGGAGTTTCTGACACCTCTAGTATGACAGAGTCTGCCTCGGACCTCCTGGAAGAGAGTAGGCTTGCCTTGGAGAAACTGATGAAATGTCTTAATGGTCCAAGGTGTGTTTCTTCTGCTCGTAGCTCTTTCAACGATATCCTGAAAGATTTGGCCGAGCTGGAAAACGACGATACCTTCAAAAGGATGATCGATGAGAGGGTCGGACATAATTCTTCCTCCCTAGAG TCTATGAAGAAGGATAACTGCCCACGAAACACAGAAGATATCGATGGACAGACTGATGATACACTTTTTCTTAGGATTCCAAGCACAGAAATAAATTCACTCAAGATGGATTGTCTGGATAATAAACCTCCATCTTCTACCGTCGTCTACTTCAAGTCACCGTCGGGATCTTATCGTCTATCTAGAGAAAGCTTACCAGATAAATTTGACAACATTATTACTTGTGATGCTGGTGTACAGTAG